In one window of Solanum pennellii chromosome 2, SPENNV200 DNA:
- the LOC107009740 gene encoding uncharacterized protein LOC107009740, whose product MVEDIQNVVEEGIIEVVELKSEKEYAEHLRIFLGVLRKQNLYAKFFKCELWSKSVAFLGHVVSKEMVVVDPQKIEAIKNWVWPSSVTEVRSFVGLTGHYGWFVKNFASIAIQLTNLTKKEISFEWTAICEESFQELKTLLTIAPILGPLRPF is encoded by the exons ATGGTGGAGGACATCCAGAATGTGGTCGAAGAGGGAATCATTGAGGTCGTGGAG TTGAAAAGTGAGAAAGAGTATGCCGAGCATCTTCGTATTTTTCTTGGTGTTCTTCGGAAACAAAATTTGTATGCTAAATTTTTTAAGTGCGAACTTTGGTCGAAATCGGTTGCATTCTTGGGGCATGTAGTTTCAAAAGAAATGGTAGTGGTAGATCCTCAAAAGATTGAGGCGATTAAGAATTGGGTTTGGCCTAGTTCGGTGACGGAAGTTAGGAGCTTTGTGGGGCTCACTGGCCATTATGGCTGGTTTGTTAAGAATTTTGCCTCCATTGCTATTCAATTGACTAATTTAACGAAAAAGGAGATATCATTTGAATGGACTGCTATATGCGAAGAAAGCTTCCAAGAGCTCAAAACTCTCTTGACCATTGCGCCCATTCTAGGACCATTGCGTCCATTCTAG
- the LOC107010467 gene encoding glycerophosphodiester phosphodiesterase GDPDL6-like, which yields MLLPSLPDLNIQDWKKMLRHVLLVCLMIQCTTADAKHKKGTAVPLAKRKWLTLHGDEPVVVANGGFSGLYPSQTDIAFRNVFGQNGTVFLCDLHMTHDGHGFCLSQLNIQNTTNAADAFPDRRKTYIVNGKELQGWFALDFTSDEMLSKLVVTQSIFSRSDLFDFSSPYPTDLFLEENNNTQVWINAEYPAFYNQHNLSLVDKIKQLLEVKKDISYISSSDIGFLKRMGPVVRGLRTKLMFKFPVDRSTVEPTTNKRYASLLTKFSMIKKFAAGIVVPREYIWPVNRGRHLKSSTNLVAKAHKQGVQVFAYGFANDNYLPYNYSYDPQREYLQFVDNSKFAVDGVVTDFATSASIAIACLAGSRNASRRVHTLIITANGASGDYPGSTDLAYQKAVDDGADIIDCSVQMTKDGVAFCLPSVDLISTTTASGPFMSRATKVEALQSSMGIFSFDFTWEEIQSLKPQMFSEFNGELARDPARKNMGKFVTLSDFLEFAKAKAVSGVLINIENAAFLATNKDLDIVGAVTTALSNATLDKQSTQKVLIMSGESSVLDKFKDISTYQKVLHIKKKVEFVTNETALEIKKHADAVLLHKHSLYTQFRGEGFTLNLTNLIECMHWANISVYAGTVLNEFQDIYMDFNSDPYTLIHNLIYYGADGIITQYPRTANAYTRNLCTGNKESYRIPEINPGEVITYALDPKEVEEYKPPPPEYLETKDFVTPPLPPVAAIAKKNDHGGSNSNSIFSLW from the exons ATGCTTCTCCCTTCATTACCTGATCTCAACATTCAA GATTGGAAGAAAATGCTGAGGCATGTCTTATTAGTTTGCTTGATGATCCAATGCACTACAGCTGATGCGAAACATAAAAAGGGTACTGCAGTTCCTCTTGCTAAACGAAAATGGTTGACTCTACATGGTGATGAACCAGTAGTAGTTGCAAATGGGGGATTTTCGGGACTTTATCCCTCACAAACAGATATAGCATTTAGAAATGTATTTGGACAGAATGGTACTGTCTTCCTATGTGATCTTCATATGACTCATGATGGACACGGATTTTGTCTCTCACAATTAAACATCCAGAATACAACAAATGCAGCCGATGCTTTTCCAGATCGTAGAAAAACCTACATTGTTAATGGAAAAGAACTTCAAGGATGGTTTGCATTGGACTTCACAAGTGATGAGATGTTAAGTAAATTGGTTG TGACACAATCGATATTCAGCAGATccgatttatttgatttttcatcACCATATCCAACTGACCTATTTTTAGAGGAAAACAATAATACTCAAGTATGGATCAATGCTGAG TATCCGGCATTCTACAACCAGCACAATCTAAGTTTAGTTGATAAAATCAAACAACTCTTGGAGGTAAAGAAGGATATCTCTTACATATCGTCTTCAGATATTGGTTTCTTGAAAAGAATGGGACCAGTTGTGCGCGGTCTCAGAACGAAGTTAATGTTCAAGTTTCCTGTTGATAGAAGCACAGTTGAACCAACAACAAATAAACGATATGCTTCACTATTAACAAAGTTTTCAATGATCAAGAAATTTGCTGCAGGAATCGTTGTACCAAGAGAGTACATATGGCCTGTCAATAGAGGTCGTCATTTAAAGTCTAGTACCAATCTAGTGGCTAAAGCTCATAAACAAGGCGTTCAAGTTTTTGCTTATGGATTCGCAAATGACAACTATTTGCCTTACAACTACAGTTATGATCCACAAAGAGAGTATCTGCAATTCGTTGACAACTCAAAGTTTGCTGTTGACGGTGTGGTCACAGACTTTGCTACGTCAGCATCAATCGCTATTG CTTGCTTGGCAGGGAGTCGGAATGCTTCAAGGAGAGTCCATA CTCTGATAATTACTGCAAATGGAGCAAGTGGAGATTATCCAGGATCAACCGATCTTGCCTATCAAAAAGCAGTAGATGATGGTGCTGACATAATCGATTGTTCTGTCCAAATGACAAAAGACGGAGTTGCATTCTGCTTGCCTTCAGTTGACCTCATCTCAACCACCACTGCATCCGGACCTTTCATGAGTCGAGCGACTAAGGTTGAGGCACTCCAATCCTCTATGGGGATTTTCTCTTTCGATTTTACATGGGAAGAAATTCAGTCATTGAAAC CTCAAATGTTTAGTGAATTTAACGGAGAATTGGCAAGGGATCCAGCACGCAAGAATATGGGGAAGTTTGTAACTCTCTCGGATTTCTTGGAATTCGCCAAGGCAAAGGCAGTTTCTGGAGTTCTCATCAACATAGAA AATGCTGCCTTCCTTGCCACCAACAAGGATCTCGACATTGTGGGTGCTGTCACGACTGCTTTAAGCAATGCCACACTTGATAAGCAATCAACTCAGAAGGTTCTGATCATGTCAGGTGAAAGTTCAGTTCTAGACAAATTCAAGGATATCTCGACTTACCAAAAAGTACTTCACATTAAGAAGAAGGTTGAATTTGTAACGAATGAGACAGCATTAGAAATCAAGAAGCATGCGGATGCAGTACTTTTACATAAACATTCCTTATACACACAATTTCGAGGAGAGGGTTTTACTTTGAACTTGACCAACCTTATTGAATGTATGCATTGGGCCAATATTAGTGTCTATGCTGGAACTGTTTTGAATGAATTCCAAGATATTTACATGGATTTTAACTCCGATCCATACACCTTGATCCATAACCTCATTTACTATGGTGCGGATGGAATTATAACGCAGTACCCAAGAACAGCAAATGCATACACCA GGAATTTGTGCACTGGGAATAAAGAGTCATATAGAATACCAGAGATAAATCCAGGGGAAGTGATAACGTATGCCCTCGATCCaaaagaagtagaagagtaCAAGCCTCCCCCTCCAGAGTACTTGGAGACTAAAGACTTTGTTACTCCACCACTACCTCCTGTAGCTGCAATTGCCAAGAAAAATGATCATGGAGGTTCTAATTCCAACTCCATTTTTTCTTTatggtaa